The genomic DNA TGTGGCCGTGTCAACCGCCGTGTTTGTGTTGAGCGGTGTTCTGTATTTCACCTTCCGTGATACCCCCCGCCTGCTGATCCTCTATTTTTATCTTTTCGATCTGGTGCTGTTGGCGTCGGCGCGGCTGACGGTTGGCCTGGTGTTGCGTTTGATGCACGCCAGTGGCCGCCCGCTGACCCGGATTCTGTTGGTGGGCGCGGGCGAGGCCGCCGAAGCCATCGCCCTCTCGCTCGCCAACCGGCTTGGTCACGGCATCTCGATTATCGGGTGCGCCGACGACGATGTCGTCGAAGGGCCGCTGGGCATTCCGGTGCTTGGTTTGGTGGAAGACGTGTTGCGTCTGGTGCGCGAGTGCCGGATTGACGAAGTCATTATCTGCCTGCCCGCCTCGCGTTATGCCGACATTGAACAGCTCTCCTTCCAACTGCAAACCGAGCCGGTGCGGGTGCGCCTCGTGCCCGACTTTCTGAAATTGGTCATGGTACAATCCAGCGTTGAACTCATTGGCGGCTTGCCACTGATCGGTTTGCGCGAGCCGCGCATTGACGGCCCGGCCTGGGCGGTGAAGCGGCTGTTTGATCTCACCTTGAGTGTACTCCTGCTGGCGCTGGCCTCGCCAGCCATGCTGTTGGCGGCGCTGGCAGTTAAGCTGACTTCGCCCGGCCCGGTGTTTTATCATCAACGGCGCGTGGGCGAAAACGGCAAGCTGTTCTGGGTGCATAAGTTTCGCACTATGGTTGCCGGCGCTGAGCAGAACCGGTTTGAGAAACGCCCCGACGATCCGCGTGTCACCCACCTGGGCCGCTTGTTGCGCCGGACGAGCATTGACGAACTGCCGCAGTTATTCAACGTCTTGCGCGGCGAGATGAGTCTGGTGGGGCCGCGCCCGGAGCAGGTGTTCATCGTCGAACAGTATGAACCCTGGCAACGTCAGCGGCTGGCCGTGCCGCCGGGCATCACCGGCTGGTGGCAGGTGAACGGGCGGGGCGACCTGCCCATGCACCTCAACACGCATTACGACTTGTACTACATCCGCAACTACTCCCTCTGGCTGGACTTGAAAATTTTGTGGAAGACGGCGGGGGTGGTGATAAAGGGGAGAGGAGCGTACTAAATTCTCCAATCTCTAATTCTCCAAGAGCGAGAATTAGAGATTGGAGAATTGGCGATTATGAAAATCATTTCCGTCTTTGGCACACGGCCCGAGGCCGTGAAGATGGCCCCGGTGGTGGCCGAACTTAGGAAGCACGCCAACGTCGAGTCGAAGGTGCTGGTGACGGCTCAACACCGCGACATGCTGGATCAGGTGTTGGAGATTTTCGGCATCACGCCCGATTTCGATCTCGACGTGATGCAGGAAGACCAGACTCCGACCGATGTGGCCGCCGAAGTGCTCAAGCGCATTCAACCCATTTTGCGCGACGAGCGGCCCGACTGGATTCTGGTGCAGGGCGACACGACGACGGTGCTGGCCGCGTCGTTGGCGGCCTTCTACAACCGGGTCAAAGTCGGCCACGTGGAAGCCGGCTTGCGGACTTATGACCGCCACAATCCATTCCCCGAAGAAATCAATCGGGTGCTGGCTGATCAGCTTTCTGATTTGCATTTTGCGCCGACCGAGACCGCCAGGGCCGCCTTGCTCAAAGAGGCGATTCCACCGGAGCGCGTTCACGTTACCGGCAACACGGTGATTGATGCCCTGCGAGTCATTGTGGCTCGCCCGGCCAACGGCTCGTTGCCCTCATTTCCCGCTGACAGGCGGCTGGTGCTGGTCACTGCCCATCGCCGCGAAAACTTCGGCCAACCCTTTGCCAACATGCTGGCCGCCCTCAAGCGCATCGCCGATCGCAGCGACGTGCATTTGTTGTATCCGGTTCACCCGAATCCGAACGTGCGCGGCCCGGCTTACGAAGTGTTGGGCCATCATCCACACGTCACCCTTCTGCCGCCGATGGATTATCTGGTCTTCGCTCATCTCATGGCGAAAGCGCATCTCATTCTCACCGACTCGGGCGGGATACAAGAAGAAGCGCCGGGGCTGGGCGTGCCGGTGCTGGTCATGCGCGCCGTCACCGAGCGCCCCGAAGCCGTGGCGGCAGGCACGGCCAAACTGGTGGGGACGGACACCGAGGCCATCTTAACAGAGGCGGCTAAACTGTTGGATGATCCGGCGGCTCACGCGGCGATGGCGAAGGCAGTCAATCCATTTGGCGACGGCCACGCGGCGGAGCGGATCGTCTCAATCTTATTGCGAGGAGAATCTCATTGAACTTGCCGTCTCTGAAGGGGCAACGGATTCTGATCACCGGCGGCCTGGGGTTCATCGGCAGTAACTTGGCTCGCAAATGCCTTGAACTGGGTGCGCAGGTGACTGTGTACGACTGCCTCGACCCGCGCTCCGGCGGCAACATGCACAACGTCCACGACATCGAAGGTTCGATTGAGATTATCCTCAACGACATCCGCAACTTCGACGGCGTGAGCGCCTGCATTCGCAACAAGGATGTGCTGTTCAGTTGCGCCGCTTACACCTCGCACCCCAACTCGATGCTGGAACCGTTGACCGATATTGACATCAACTGCAAAGGCATCATCAACCTGCTGGAAGCCGCCCGCCGTTTCAACCCTCACCTGAAAATCGTTCACGTCGCTTCGAGCACGCAAATCGGCAAGATGCACCTCAACCCGGTGGACGAACTGCATCCCGAATTTCCGATGGACATCTACTCGGCCAATAAAGTTGTGTCCGAGAAGTATATGCTGATTTATCACAGCGCGTACGGGCTGGCGACTTCGGTGGTGCGACTCGCCAACACCTTCGGCCCCCGGTCCAATATCAAAAATAGCGACCTGGGCTTCATCAACTACTTCATTGGCCTGGCTCTGCAAGGCAAAGACCTGACGGTGTTCGGCGAGGGCAAACAGATGCGTAATATCAGCTACGTGGACGATTGCGCCTCGGCGCTGATCTTGGCCTCGCAAAGCGAGCGGAGCAACGGCGAAGTGTTCTTTGCCGTGAGCGACCGGCAGTACAGCATCGTCGAGATCGCCCAAACGATCACGAATGTGATTGGCAAAAGCGGCGTGAGGTTTGTTGAGTGGCCCAAAGATCGTCAGATCATCGAGTTTGGCGATGCCATCATTAGCAACAAGAAGATAAAGGAGACGCTAAGCTGGTCGCCTGAGTGGGATTTGGAGCGGGGGTTGGGGCCGACGAAAGCGTATTTTGAGTCTTGCCTGGAGAAGTATTTGCGCTGATGAGGGCGAGGCTATGAAAGTGCTTGGGATTCATTACGGCCATAATGCGACAGTGTGTCTTATTGAAAATGGCACGATCACGTTTTGCCAAAGTGAAGAACGGCTGAACCGAATCAAAAACAGCACCGGCTTTCCTTTTCTAACCCTCGATTACATTTACAACCACATTGCGCCGCCCGAGGCAATTGATCTGGCTGTTGTCTTTCAAAAAACCATTTATGGCTATTTGCATTTGAAGAAGCATGGCTTCAAGTCTTTCCAGTATGGCTACTACTTGCGCGACGCCACGCTGAACGGCAAAAGCCTGAAGGAAAGACTCAAACAAACTGACCTGGGCTGGAGTCTGGGACTGATCAAGATTGCCGCCACTGAAAACGACAAGTCGCTCCAGAAAGAAGCGCACCGCTATTTCACCCGTAGCCTCAAATTGCCGCCGGAAAAAGTTCAATATTTGGATCACCATCTGGCTCATGCTTACAGCGCGCTTCTCAATACTCAAGATTGGGGCCGTGCGCTGATCTTTACTTTGGACGGAGTGGGCGACTGGAAATGCGCAACGGTGAACCTTTACGAGAATGGCAAGCTCACCGCTCTCAGCACAACCGATCATCGAAACTCTCTCGGCTACTATTACAGCGGAACGACAGCCATTTTGGGCATGAAAGCTGAGGAGCACGAGTTCAAGGTGATGGGACTGGCGCCGTATGCCAAGCCAACATATTACAAGCCGATCACTGATGAGCTTAGAAAATTGTTGACGATTGACGCCGACGGCAACTGGGTGAGCCGCCCCACGCTCAACCAGCTTATGCCAGAACTGGAACGGGTGTATCGTTTCCAGCGGTTTGATAACATCGCCGGCGCGATCCAGGAATTGACTGAGGAGCTGATCGCGCGCTGGGTGCGGTTCTGGGTTGAGAAAACCGGCTGTCGTAACGTGGCGGTGGCCGGAGGCGTGTTCATGAATGTCAAAGCCTGCCAGAAAATGGCCGAGATGGACACAGTGGATAAGTTGTTTGTCGTTCCCTCCGCCGCTGACGAGACAACGGCGGTGGGGTGCGCGGTGCGGGGCAGTATGGCTCTCGCGCCGCAAACGCCTGTTCAGCCGCTCCGTGATTTGTATCTCGGCATGGATTTTGACGATGCCAAAATCGAGAAAGCAATGGCAGAGATGAACGCCGGCGAACGCTATGATGTATCTCGGCCAGAAAACATTAATTGTAAAATCGGCCATTTGCTGGCCGAAAACAAGATCGTCGCCCGGTGCTCTGGCCGGATGGAGTTTGGGGCGCGGGCGCTAGGCAACCGTTCCATTTTGGCTAACCCCAGCGACCGAAAGAACGTGCAGTTGATCAACGACGCCGTCAAGAGCCGCGACTTCTGGATGCCATTCACGCCAAGCATTCTCGAAGACGACATGCCGCGCTACGTCCAGAACCACGAGCGCATTTTTGCGCCCTATATGTGCATCACCTTCAACAGCACACCTGAAGCCCGGCGCGATCTCCCGGCGGCCCTGCACCCAAAGGACTTCACCGTCCGGCCTCAGTGCGTTCGCAAGGACTGGAATAGTGATTACTACGAGATTATCCGTGCCTTCAAAGATCAGACCGGCATCGGTGGAGTGCTGAACACCAGTTTCAATCTGCACGGTGAGCCGAATGTTTGCTCGCCGGTTGACGCGATTCGCACGGTGGACAACTCTGGCCTTGCTTACCTGGCAATGGGAAGCTATTTGCTTGCCAAGCGTGATAACCAGCCATGACAACGGTCAGCGTCATCATTCCTGCTTACAATGCCTCGCGGTGGATGGCCGAGACATTGACGAGCGTGCTGGCCCAGGACTTCCCCGACTTTGAGGTGATTGTCGTTGACGACGGTTCCACCGACGATACCGCGACGGTAGTCGCTAAGTTTGAGCGTGTGCGTTACATTGCCAGACCCAATGGCGGTGAAGGCTCAGCGCGCAACGCCGGCATTTGCGCAGCAAACGGCGAGTATCTGGCGTTTGTGGATGCTGATGATCTCTGGGCGCAGGACAAACTTCGATTACAAATGGATCTATTGAAGCAGACTGGGTTGGCCTGGGTTTATTGTGATGCTGAAGTGTTTGACGGTGAAACGGGCAAGGGGCTCTACTTGTTGAGCCGGTTCAACCGCCCTCAAGTGGGTGACGTTTTACAATCCCTGTTGCTTCTCGACTTCATTCCCTGCCCCACGCCGCTCATCAGGCGCGATGTTTTTGAGACAGCCGGTTACTTTGACGAGACGGACATCTTGCGGATGCGAGCCGATTGGGACATGTGGTTGCGGATCGCGGCCCGCTACCCGGTCGGCTACATCAATTGCCCGTTGGCCCGCTACCGAGTCCACAATGCCAGCGGCACAAGCCGTGAGGCGGTGGAGGCCGCTTACCAGAGTGAGCTAACCGTGATCGAACGCGCCATCACCCGCGAGCCGGAGCAATTGGAACCGTTGAAAGCCCACGCGATTGCAAACCTGGCCACGCGCATGGGGCGGCGAGCGGCGCGTAGCGGCGACCTGGCTGAAGCGCGGCGGTTGTTTGCCCAGGCAATTCGGCTAAGGCCGCTCTCGGCCCGTTCGTATGTTGACTGGCTCGGGGCGCTAACCAACCCCCCAGTTCTCGGCGTTGCGATCCGTTTGCGGCATTGGCTGATTGCCCATCGGCCAGTGATATTAGGTTGAAAGAGGGTGTGGGATGAAGCGAGCATTTATCACCGGCGTCACCGGGCAGGATGGCTCTTACCTGGCAGAGTGGCTGTTGAGCAAAGGCTATCAGGTTCATGGTCTGGTGCGCCGGGCCAGCCTGTTCAACACCCAACGCATCAGCCCCATCTTTCAAGACCCGCATGAGACGACGGTCAACCTTTATTTGCACTATGGCGACCTGCTGGACGCCAGCCTGATGCACCAATTGATCGCCGAGATCAAACCCGACGAAGTTTATAACCTGGCGGCGCAGTCGCATGTGCGCGTGTCATTCGATATGCCCCGCTACACCGCCGACACGATAGTGGCCGGCACGGTGAACCTTTTGGAAGCCATCCGCCGTGAAAAGCCGGACGCGCGTTTTTATCAAGCCGCCTCCAGCGAAGTATTTGGCAAAGCGCAGGAAGTGCCTCAGCGCGAGACCACGCCGTTCTGGCCGCGCTCGCCTTACGGCGTGAGCAAGGCGGCCGCTTACTGGTTCACTGTGAATTATCGCGAATCATTCAAGTTGTTTGCGGCCAACGGCATTCTGTTTAACCACGAAGGGCCGCGACGCGGCGAGACGTTTGTGACCCGTAAAATCACGCGTGGCCTGGCCGAAATTTTGGCGGGCCGCCAGCAGAGAATTTTTCTGGGCAACCTGGAAGCGCGGCGCGATTGGGGCTACGCCAAAGAATACGTGGAAGGCATCTGGCGAATTTTGCAAGCCGAAGCGCCTTCTGATTATGTGCTGGCGACAGGCGAGACTCACAGCGTCCGTGAATTCCTGCAAACGTGCTGTGACATTCTTGGCCTGGATGCGGCTCAGGTTGTTTCGATTGACCCGCGTTATCTGCGCCCGGCAGAAGTGGATTTGCTTGTGGGCGACTCGACAAAAGCCAAACGGCAACTGGGGTGGGAGCCGAAGGCGCGTTTCAACGACCTGGTGCGCCTGATGCTGGCGGCTGATTTAGAAGCCTCGGGCCTTGACCCGGCGAAGTACGGGTTGGCGGCCTCAGAGGATAAGGCTGTGATCTCCGGCTGAAGGAGCAGGCGATGACTTTTTGGAACGGGCGCAAAGTGCTGGTGACGGGGGGCAACGGCTTCATCGGCAGTCATTTAGTGGAGCTGTTGGTGGCCGAAGGAGCCGTCGTGACCACGACGGCCTCTTCTGAAGCAACACGTTTCCGTTTTCTAGAGGCGGTTAAAAGTGAGATTCGGATAGTGGCCGGTGATTTGGCCGACCCGGGTTGCGCGCAAGAGGCGGTTCGAGGCCAGGAAATCGTCATACAGTTGGCGGCGCGGGTCGGCGGGATCGAATACAACCTCAAACATCCCGGCTCTATCTTTTACAACAACATGAGCGTCTTCATGTCGGTGCTGGAGGCGGCGCGCCGGGCCGGAGTTGAATTGTTTCTTGCCACCAGTTCGGCGTGTGTGTATCCGCGCTATTGCGCGATCCCTACTCCGGAAGAAGAGGGATTCAAAGACTGGCCGGAGCCGACTAATGAGGGCTATGGTTGGGCCAAACGGATGGAAGAGTTTCTGGGCGAAGCTTATGCCAAAGAATACGGGCTGAAGGTTCGAATCGCCCGCCCCTACAACGCCTACGGCCCGCGCGACAACTTCGACCCGGCTTCCAGCCACGTCATCCCGGCTCTCATTCGCCGGATCGTGCAGGGCGAGAATCCGATGGTGGTGTGGGGCGACGGCTCGGCCAGCCGCAGTTTTTTGTACGTGACCGACTTTGCTCGCGGGCTGATGGCAGTGGCGGAGAAATCGCCTCAGGTGGCGGCGATCAATATTGGCGCGAATGAAGAGACGACTATTCGCGAACTGGCCGAGACGCTCGTCCGTATTTCGGGCAAGCTGGTTGAGTTGCAGTTTGACGCTTCGAAGCCGACGGGTCAACCCCGGCGTTGTTGTGACACCCGATTGGCCGAGAGCCTATTGGGGTTTCAGGCTCAGGTGCCGCTGGAAGATGGTTTGCGGCAGACGATGGAGTGGTATTCGCGGCATCTCGGGTGAGAGGATGTTTATGACGAAAAAGAGCGCACAGCAACTTGAAGAGTTGATGTTCAATCGCGAGCCTGCCGCCGAGGCTGGGCCGGGGTTGCCAGTATCAGAACGACTTGAGAAACAGTGGAACAATGAGAAGTTGTTCTGGCGCGAATTGGACGGACGCGAGCCGACGCCGGAGCAGGTTGAACAACGCTTGCGGGCGGGCCGGGGGCGGGCGCAAGAGTTGCGGAAGGCGATTCACAACCTGATCCGCGAATATGCCGAAGAGCTTTATCAACCGGCGAATATCCGCCAGTTGGAACTGGTGCGTTCGTCTTATGATGAAGAAGAGATGATTGCGGCGATTGATGTCGTGTTGGATGACCGAATGACGATGGGGCCGCGGGTGGCCGCCTTTGAGGACGAATGGTCGGCGTTCTTGCCCGCGCCGTTTTCGGTGATGGTCAATTCCGGCTCATCGGCGAATTTGATGATGCTGTCGGCGCTGGCGTTTCCAGGCGTCGAGAGGCATCTGCAACCGGGCGATGAGGTTATACTCCCAGCAGTCGCCTGGTCAACGTCGCTCTTTCCGATTGCCCAGGTCGGTTGCCTGCCGGTGCTGGTGGACGTGAACCTTGACACGCTCAATATTGATCCGGCGCGGGTGGAGGCGGCCATCACGCCGCGCACGCGGGCGATCATGGCTGTGCATCTGCTGGGCAACCCATGCGACGTGCAGGCCTTGCTGGATATTGCCAGGCGGCATCACCTGTGGTTGATCGAAGATTGTTGCGAGTCGCATGGCGCCAGCGTAGATGGCCGACAAGTGGGGACGTTTGGCGATCTGTCAGCATTCAGCTTTTTCTTTTCGCACCACATGACGAGCGTGGAAGGCGGCATGGTATGTGGGCGCGACAAAGCCCTCTGGCGCGACCTGTTGATTTCGATGCGGGCGCATGGCTGGATTCGCGGGCGCGATGATCACGACGAGTGGGTGCGTCAATGCCCGGATATTGACCCGCGCTGGCTATTTGTCACCACCGGCTACAATTTGCGCCCCACCGAGATCAACGCCGCTTTCGGGCAGGTGCAACTCTCCAAGATGCCGGGATTTATTCAGAGGCGGGTGGCCACGCGCCAACGGGTGATGGAGTTGTTGCGGCCCTACGAGGAGTTCTTCTGCTTTCAACAAGAACTGCCAGGCCATCTGCACACCGCTTTTGGCTTTTCGTTTCTGGTTCGCCCGAACGCGCCCTTCTCCCGCGCCGAGTTCCAGGCTTACCTTGAGTCCTGCCGCATCCAAACCCGGCCCATCGTCGGTTCGAACCTGGCTCGCCAGCCGGTGATGAAATACGTGCCGCACCGCATCGTCGGGGACTTGCCCAACGCCGACACAATCCACTTTCAGGGCGTGATGATAGCCAATCATCATAATGTGACTGTTTCTCAGCAAGACTATCTGGTGGAATCTGTTGACCACTTCGTGCGTCGGCGCGCTTTGGTTTGAGCCGGCGCATTTAGAACTATGAAAGTTCTCCTGGCCGCGGCGAGGCACGACTACGGCGACAAGTCGCGGGGCCTCTCTAACGAATACTACAATTTATTCCTGCCGCTTGAGCGAGTTGTGGACTCGGTCGTCCTTTTCGACTTCATGGAGCAGTTTCAGTCACAAGGCCGCGAGCGCATGAACCACGATCTGCTGGAGATGGTCAAGCGCGAGCGGCCTGATGTTGCCATTATCGTTCTACACACTGATCAAGTGATGCCGGAAGTGATAGATGAGGTCAACCGGCACACGATCACGGTCGGGTATTTCTTCGACGACATGTGGCGGGTGAACTTCTCGCGCTTCTGGGCAAAGCATTTCACCTGGGTCACGACTTCGGATGTCAACGGCGTCCGGAAGTTTCGTCAGGCTGGCTTCAGCAACACGATTTTTTTGCCGTTTGCCTGCAATCACCGCATCTTCGTCAAGAAAGACCTGCCCAAACTTTACGATGTTACGTTTGTCGGCCAGTATCATCCGCACCGCGCCTGGTTGTTGAACCAACTTAAGCGGGCCGGGATCAAGGCGCAGATTTGGGGTTACAAGTGGGGGAATGGGCGGTTGGATCAGGACGCGATGGTGGACGTCTTTAATCAGAGCCGGATCAACCTGAACTTCTCGAACTGCGTTTCTTGGGACGCGAGGTATCTGTTGTCCTCGCCCAACGCCGTCAAAGACACGCTTCGGGCGCTGGTCAAGCGAGACGTCAAAACCCACGAGCAAATTAAAGGGCGGCATTTTGAGATCAATGCCTGTGGCGGCTTTCAGCTCTCTTACTATGTTGAAGGGTTAGAGCGATGTTACGCCATCGGCGAAGAAATGGCCCTCTATGCCGACCCTGATGATTTGGTTGAAAAGATACGTTATTACTTGAAAGATGAGGACGAGCGAGAAACTGTTGCCCGGCGCGGCTACGAGCGCACGTTGACCGAGCATACAATGGAGAAACGCTTTCAGCAACTCCTGACGGAAATCAGGCTACACCTGATTCAGTGAAGAGTGAAAAAGATTCTCATTCACACTTGGTCTCACGGCCATGGCCGACAGTTTGATCCCAACGTTCGCGATGCTAATAACGATCCTTACATTTACCTGCGCGAACGATTGGACGAATTAGGCTACAGCCTCGAAACGTCCGACGAGCATCCGCTGGACGATTGCGTCCGGATTCTGTTCTTCGACGCAATCTCCGTCAAGCCTTATGCTGGCTGGCGCGGAAAAATCAGGCGGGTCAACGAATATCTGAAAGGGAAGCCACCGTTTCGTGACTTGTATGGCGAGTGCCGGCGCGCTGGCATGGCGGAACGCGCGGCCTTGTTCTTGTGGGAAGCGCCTGCCGTTAGCCCGGCCAACTGGGACTCTGATCTGCATGATTTGTTCTCTATCATCCTGACATGGAATGATGCGGTCGTTGACGGACGCAAGTTTCACAAGTTTTATTGGCCCCAGCCTCGCCGCTTTCCTCAAATTCCCAAAACTCCTTTCTCCCAAAAGAAATTGCTAGTGAATATCTCGATGAATAAGTTTTCCCGCCATCCACGCGAGTTATACTCGGCGCGGCGGGCAACGATCCGGCACTTTGAACAGAGACGGTCAGACGATTTTGACTTGTACGGTGTGGATTGGGATCGCCCGGCAGGGCCGTTTCAACGGCTCTTCCCTTTTATCTATCGCCCCTATCCATCTTATCGCGGGGTAATTCAGCACAAGTGGGACATTCTGCCAAAGTATCGTTTCAGCTTGTGCTACGAAAATGTCTACGGCGAGCCGGGGTGGATCACCGAAAAGATTTTCGATAGCATGCGGGCCGGCTGTGTGCCGATCTACTGGGGCGCGCCCAACATCGCCGAGTACGTGGATGCCGACGCCTTTGTTGATCGCCGCCGTTTCCCGTCTGACCGTGAACTGGAAGAGTTCTTGATGGGTGTAACCGAGCGGGAATATGAGCGTTATCAAAAAGCGATGGAAGCTTATCTGTCCAGCGAACACTTTGCCCGTTTCCTGCCGCCCGCCTTTGCCGACACGGTCATTCGTGTTCTGAAGTTGTAGACGATCCAGTGAACCGCCTGCAACGCTCCTCCTTCAACATAATTTTCAGCGCGGCTGGCTGGGCCGTGCCTGCTCTGCTCAACTTCCTTTCCACGCCGATCCTGCTGAAATTGTTGGGAGAAGCGGCTTACGGTTTGCAGACCCTGGTCGCCGTTGTCATCGGTTATCTCACGGTGATGGATATGGGTCTGGACATTCCGGTCACTAAATTTCTGGCCGAGGATCATGCTCGGGGCGACTCCGAGTCAGAGAATCGCCTTCTCAACACTACTCTGCAACTCTATACCGGCATTGGCATCGTTGGCATGGTCATCATCATGCTGGCCGCAGATGTTCTTGCCCGCCGTGTGTTTGAGGTGCCTGATGAGTTAATCCGTCAGGCCGTCGTTGTCTTCAGGCTGGCCGGCGTTGGCTTCCTGGCGAGTGTGATGAGCATGTGGGGCAAAGCAATTGCCAACGGTTTGCAACGCTATGATGTTGCCAGCAAGATTTCGATCGCGGCCAATCTGGCGGGTGTCACTATCGGCCTGGCGGCGGTATATGCTGGTTATGGCGTTACCGGCTACGTGTTTATCAGGGTGCTGGTGTCATTGCTGACCGGAGTGGCTTACTTAATTTCTGCTCACCAGTTAATACCGGGCTTCCGGTTACGATTGGCAATAGATATGCCAATACTACAGCGAGTGAAAAGCTACGCCAGTTTTGGGTTGATCCTGCGCCTGACAGGGTTGATTGTCGGCGGGCTGGATCGAACGTTGATCGGCGCCTGGCTTGGCGTGGCCGCCGTGGCGCTTTATGCTGTGCCCGCTCTTGTTTCCGCCGCATTCAGCCAGCTTATCGGAAACATGCTTCACTTCATCTTTCCGATGGCAAGCGAGTTATACAGCACCAATCAATTCGAAGCACTGCAAAATATCTTTATTCGCTCGATGCGGTTTGTGGCTGGACTGGCTACAGCTATGATCGTTCCGCTTTTAGTCTTGGGCGACCTCTTTTTGAATTTATGGATTGGCCCGAATGTGACTGTCCAATCCGCCGCTGTTCTGCGATTATTACTCTTGACAGCTTATTTCCAGGCTGTCGCCGCCGTTCTGACAAATAACTTCGTTGTCGGGACAGGGCGGATTTCTGTTTTTTCGGTGTATGCCACCATCAACGGGCTAGTAGTCGGCGCGGGGTGCCTGTTATTCATCCGCCCATTTGGAATACAGGGAGCCGGGCTGGCACAACTTATCAGCGAAGCTGTAGATATTATCTTTATGATCTTTGTTGTGCAGCGCTACCTTCAAATCTCGCCGCTTGCCCTGTTCCGAACCGCATATTTACGACCGCTTCTGCTGGGTCTGGCAATTGGCGCATTGGCTTTTCTGGCCCGCCCAATCGCCACTTCGTGGATCGGGTTGAGCATGGTAGTAGGCTGTTTGGAGATCATCTACCTGGTTGTAGGTTATCAGATCGGCGTATTCAGCGAAACTGAAGCGCGGGCCGCAGTCGGATTGTGGCAAGCCATGTCAAAGTTAATGAGGCGGGCTGGAGCATAGATGAAAATCTTGTTTCTGCGCCCGCGTGCCGAACTGGGAGGGGCCAGCCGCCACATGCTGGCCCTTGCCACTGCCCTCGCCGAGCGCGGCCACGCCGTTACGC from Chloroflexota bacterium includes the following:
- a CDS encoding glycosyltransferase, with protein sequence MTTVSVIIPAYNASRWMAETLTSVLAQDFPDFEVIVVDDGSTDDTATVVAKFERVRYIARPNGGEGSARNAGICAANGEYLAFVDADDLWAQDKLRLQMDLLKQTGLAWVYCDAEVFDGETGKGLYLLSRFNRPQVGDVLQSLLLLDFIPCPTPLIRRDVFETAGYFDETDILRMRADWDMWLRIAARYPVGYINCPLARYRVHNASGTSREAVEAAYQSELTVIERAITREPEQLEPLKAHAIANLATRMGRRAARSGDLAEARRLFAQAIRLRPLSARSYVDWLGALTNPPVLGVAIRLRHWLIAHRPVILG
- a CDS encoding NAD-dependent epimerase/dehydratase family protein, which gives rise to MTFWNGRKVLVTGGNGFIGSHLVELLVAEGAVVTTTASSEATRFRFLEAVKSEIRIVAGDLADPGCAQEAVRGQEIVIQLAARVGGIEYNLKHPGSIFYNNMSVFMSVLEAARRAGVELFLATSSACVYPRYCAIPTPEEEGFKDWPEPTNEGYGWAKRMEEFLGEAYAKEYGLKVRIARPYNAYGPRDNFDPASSHVIPALIRRIVQGENPMVVWGDGSASRSFLYVTDFARGLMAVAEKSPQVAAINIGANEETTIRELAETLVRISGKLVELQFDASKPTGQPRRCCDTRLAESLLGFQAQVPLEDGLRQTMEWYSRHLG
- a CDS encoding NAD-dependent epimerase/dehydratase family protein, which codes for MARRISLNLPSLKGQRILITGGLGFIGSNLARKCLELGAQVTVYDCLDPRSGGNMHNVHDIEGSIEIILNDIRNFDGVSACIRNKDVLFSCAAYTSHPNSMLEPLTDIDINCKGIINLLEAARRFNPHLKIVHVASSTQIGKMHLNPVDELHPEFPMDIYSANKVVSEKYMLIYHSAYGLATSVVRLANTFGPRSNIKNSDLGFINYFIGLALQGKDLTVFGEGKQMRNISYVDDCASALILASQSERSNGEVFFAVSDRQYSIVEIAQTITNVIGKSGVRFVEWPKDRQIIEFGDAIISNKKIKETLSWSPEWDLERGLGPTKAYFESCLEKYLR
- the wecB gene encoding UDP-N-acetylglucosamine 2-epimerase (non-hydrolyzing) → MKIISVFGTRPEAVKMAPVVAELRKHANVESKVLVTAQHRDMLDQVLEIFGITPDFDLDVMQEDQTPTDVAAEVLKRIQPILRDERPDWILVQGDTTTVLAASLAAFYNRVKVGHVEAGLRTYDRHNPFPEEINRVLADQLSDLHFAPTETARAALLKEAIPPERVHVTGNTVIDALRVIVARPANGSLPSFPADRRLVLVTAHRRENFGQPFANMLAALKRIADRSDVHLLYPVHPNPNVRGPAYEVLGHHPHVTLLPPMDYLVFAHLMAKAHLILTDSGGIQEEAPGLGVPVLVMRAVTERPEAVAAGTAKLVGTDTEAILTEAAKLLDDPAAHAAMAKAVNPFGDGHAAERIVSILLRGESH
- the gmd gene encoding GDP-mannose 4,6-dehydratase, with amino-acid sequence MKRAFITGVTGQDGSYLAEWLLSKGYQVHGLVRRASLFNTQRISPIFQDPHETTVNLYLHYGDLLDASLMHQLIAEIKPDEVYNLAAQSHVRVSFDMPRYTADTIVAGTVNLLEAIRREKPDARFYQAASSEVFGKAQEVPQRETTPFWPRSPYGVSKAAAYWFTVNYRESFKLFAANGILFNHEGPRRGETFVTRKITRGLAEILAGRQQRIFLGNLEARRDWGYAKEYVEGIWRILQAEAPSDYVLATGETHSVREFLQTCCDILGLDAAQVVSIDPRYLRPAEVDLLVGDSTKAKRQLGWEPKARFNDLVRLMLAADLEASGLDPAKYGLAASEDKAVISG
- a CDS encoding sugar transferase produces the protein MFGKLRRLVLTLILADAFLTQVALWVADSMRRFLPLGRAIDTTGSFLNPYIYLIIAVLWPVVFYVISVYDVRRDVRPVGNARILFVAVSTAVFVLSGVLYFTFRDTPRLLILYFYLFDLVLLASARLTVGLVLRLMHASGRPLTRILLVGAGEAAEAIALSLANRLGHGISIIGCADDDVVEGPLGIPVLGLVEDVLRLVRECRIDEVIICLPASRYADIEQLSFQLQTEPVRVRLVPDFLKLVMVQSSVELIGGLPLIGLREPRIDGPAWAVKRLFDLTLSVLLLALASPAMLLAALAVKLTSPGPVFYHQRRVGENGKLFWVHKFRTMVAGAEQNRFEKRPDDPRVTHLGRLLRRTSIDELPQLFNVLRGEMSLVGPRPEQVFIVEQYEPWQRQRLAVPPGITGWWQVNGRGDLPMHLNTHYDLYYIRNYSLWLDLKILWKTAGVVIKGRGAY